In Marinilactibacillus sp. Marseille-P9653, the sequence AGCGGCAATACTGCACCGTCTTTTGTTTCACTTGCACGTTTAGAATAACGTACAGGTATATTGCGTTTAGCATTCTCCATATAGGTTACAGCGATAACGAGCACGATCATAGCTATGATTACTCCAAGAGTAAACAAGAGACTTTGAACGATTTCATCACCAGCATTACGGATTTGAATATTGTAGAATTGAACCATATCTTCTGGAAGACGTGCAACGATACCTGAGAAAATGATCAGCGATGTTCCGTTTCCGAAACCATGCACTGTAATCATTTCACCCAGCCACATTACAAGCATCGTTCCTGCAGTCAGCATAATTGCGATAGCAATGTATGTTGACGGTCCTGGATTGTTTACCAATCCAAATTCAGTCAATGCATTGAACCCGTAAGAGATCCCCATAGCTTGGAAGAAAGCTAATACAATTGTTAAATAGCGAGTTACCTGATTAAGCTTCTTTCTACCAACTTCTCCTTGTTCTGCCCATTCCTTGAATTTCGGAAGGACATCCATTTGAAGAAGCTGAACCACGATCGAAGCCGTGATGTATGGTGAAACACCTAGAGCGAAAACTGAGTAACTCCCTAAGGCTCCCCCACCGAATGTATCCAACAAGTTAAACAAACCTGTTGAAGACAAATCGTTAAGTGCATTTGCATTTACGCCAGGGACCGTT encodes:
- the secY gene encoding preprotein translocase subunit SecY, which gives rise to MIELIKGAIKEKDVRTRVLFTLGILVVFRLGTHITVPGVNANALNDLSSTGLFNLLDTFGGGALGSYSVFALGVSPYITASIVVQLLQMDVLPKFKEWAEQGEVGRKKLNQVTRYLTIVLAFFQAMGISYGFNALTEFGLVNNPGPSTYIAIAIMLTAGTMLVMWLGEMITVHGFGNGTSLIIFSGIVARLPEDMVQFYNIQIRNAGDEIVQSLLFTLGVIIAMIVLVIAVTYMENAKRNIPVRYSKRASETKDGAVLPLKVNSAGVIPVIFASSFLSTPQIILGYFASSHQNAGWFKFLNGIFNLQEPAGAALYLLLIVIFTYFYAFIQVNPEKAAENLQKQNGYIPSIRPGKATEEYLGYMLIRLSTVGALYLGVISILPIIASALWNLPSSLALGGTSLLIVVGVALDSMRQLEGLLSKKSYQGFIQR